The DNA segment TCGGACTCGACCGCGTGAGCGCGGTCGCGGTGGCGATGGGGCTCGAGCACTTCGCGTGCCCGGTGATCACGGTTGGCGGCACCAACGGCAAAGGGTCGACTGTCAGCTACCTGGACGCGGTGTACCGCGCTGCCGGGTACCGAACGGCCCTTCAGA comes from the Pseudomonadota bacterium genome and includes:
- a CDS encoding bifunctional folylpolyglutamate synthase/dihydrofolate synthase; the protein is MAPQSLGEWLSYLERLHPTPMELGLDRVSAVAVAMGLEHFACPVITVGGTNGKGSTVSYLDAVYRAAGYRTALQ